Proteins encoded in a region of the Pseudomonas sp. PDNC002 genome:
- a CDS encoding EAL domain-containing protein has translation MTAYVEPSAIPVSHAEIRQQYAHEIAVERTRLLYQGSRVPTLLMLLNGLACAGLLWEDVPVARLCGWLVWLVLLAVLRLIQVSAFNAASVERQASPHWQRTFLFGAGASGLTLAFAAIALVPADAFLQQSLVFGLIAAAILSASVAYAVSLPAFLTFALPCLFPSISYLLISENPLQQGWGVLGVILLAALLVVAWQIHRLVHTSLLRRFQAQALVAHLERAKAQTEALNQDLEREVEQRRRAERELCRARDALQERVEAGSAQLSHTEARLALALEASELGLWDWNLLTDEVHHSHLQEIFGIAQESVKTVRNDLRPRLHPDDVPLLRRALVEHLKGRTDGYRIEYRVRHADGHWVWVEDRGRVMERDGHGQVTRMVGTRADISTRKQREEEQRLAATVFEAASEGIIILDPDYRLIALNEAFTRLTGYRREDVLGHNVARLMGSSEALRRYQLIRAELERQGTWQGELIETRKNGELYPQWLQLNVVRDGRGQVAQVVGFFADLTARRDAEERLRYLSHYDELTGLANRTLFKERLHEASQRARQEGRTAALLLIDLDRFKLLNDSLGHEVADQLLRQMSRRMTQTVPEADTIARLSGDEFAVLIDSYASLAALARLSSRLLAKLRTPMTVGGHELVVSASVGISLLPDNAWEISALMSQANMAMQHAKHLGGNTFQFFTDNLQACTLERLQLETRLRKAIDEGQLDVHYQPKLNLANERLDSAEALVRWHHPEMGMVPPGDFIGLAEETGLIGAIGEFVLRRACQQARAWQRQGHELRVSVNLSVHQLRTGNLVDLVRTVLDETGLPSHLLELELTESQLLDNVDSVTTTFRQLREMGVKLAIDDFGTGYSSLSYLKRFPVDYVKIDQTFIRDLSERGEDAAITRAIIAMAHSLELKVVAEGVEHAEQLRFLRAHGCDEIQGFLIAQPLPAAACLALLERMKRPA, from the coding sequence ATGACCGCTTATGTAGAGCCTTCGGCGATCCCGGTGAGCCATGCCGAGATCCGCCAGCAGTACGCTCACGAGATCGCTGTCGAACGCACTCGCCTGCTGTATCAGGGGTCGCGGGTGCCGACGCTGCTGATGCTGCTCAACGGGTTGGCGTGCGCCGGCCTGCTGTGGGAGGACGTGCCCGTCGCCCGCCTTTGCGGCTGGCTGGTATGGCTGGTGCTGCTTGCCGTGCTGCGCCTGATCCAGGTGTCCGCCTTCAATGCGGCCTCCGTCGAGCGCCAGGCCAGCCCGCACTGGCAGCGCACCTTCCTGTTCGGCGCCGGCGCCTCCGGCCTGACCCTGGCCTTCGCCGCCATCGCGCTGGTGCCGGCGGATGCCTTCCTCCAGCAATCCCTGGTATTCGGCCTGATTGCCGCGGCGATCCTCTCGGCCAGCGTGGCCTACGCCGTCAGCCTGCCGGCTTTTCTCACCTTCGCCTTGCCCTGCCTGTTCCCGTCGATTTCCTACCTGCTGATCAGCGAGAACCCGCTGCAGCAGGGCTGGGGCGTGCTCGGGGTGATCCTCCTGGCCGCGTTGCTGGTGGTGGCCTGGCAGATTCATCGGCTGGTCCACACCAGCCTGCTGCGGCGCTTCCAGGCCCAGGCGCTGGTGGCGCACCTGGAGCGTGCCAAGGCGCAGACCGAAGCACTGAACCAGGACCTGGAGCGCGAAGTCGAGCAGCGCCGGCGTGCCGAGCGCGAGCTCTGCCGCGCCCGTGACGCCCTGCAGGAGCGCGTGGAGGCGGGCAGTGCGCAGCTCAGCCATACCGAGGCGCGCCTGGCGCTGGCGCTGGAAGCCAGCGAGCTGGGCCTGTGGGACTGGAACCTCTTGACCGACGAGGTGCACCACTCGCACCTGCAGGAAATCTTCGGGATCGCCCAGGAGTCGGTGAAGACCGTGCGCAACGACCTTCGTCCGCGCCTGCATCCGGACGATGTGCCGCTGCTGCGCCGCGCGCTGGTCGAGCACCTGAAGGGCCGCACCGACGGCTACCGCATCGAGTACCGCGTACGTCACGCCGACGGCCACTGGGTCTGGGTCGAGGACCGTGGCCGGGTGATGGAGCGCGACGGCCACGGGCAGGTCACGCGGATGGTCGGTACCCGCGCCGACATTTCCACCCGCAAGCAGCGCGAGGAAGAACAGCGCCTGGCCGCCACGGTGTTCGAGGCCGCCAGCGAAGGCATCATCATCCTTGACCCGGACTACCGCCTGATCGCCCTCAACGAGGCCTTCACCCGCCTCACCGGCTACCGCCGCGAGGATGTGCTGGGGCATAACGTGGCGCGTCTGATGGGCTCTTCGGAGGCCTTGCGTCGCTACCAGTTGATCCGCGCCGAACTGGAGCGCCAGGGCACCTGGCAGGGCGAATTGATCGAGACCCGCAAGAACGGCGAGCTTTACCCGCAGTGGCTGCAGCTGAATGTAGTGCGCGACGGCCGCGGGCAGGTGGCGCAGGTGGTCGGCTTCTTCGCCGACCTCACCGCCCGCCGCGACGCCGAGGAGCGCCTGCGCTACCTGTCGCACTACGACGAACTCACGGGCCTCGCCAACCGCACGCTGTTCAAGGAGCGCCTGCACGAGGCCAGCCAGCGCGCGCGCCAGGAAGGCCGCACGGCGGCGCTGCTGCTGATCGACCTGGACCGCTTCAAGCTGCTCAACGACAGCCTGGGCCATGAGGTTGCCGACCAACTGCTGCGGCAGATGTCGCGGCGCATGACCCAGACGGTGCCCGAGGCGGACACCATCGCCCGGCTGTCCGGCGACGAATTCGCCGTGCTGATCGACTCCTACGCCAGCCTCGCGGCGCTGGCGCGGTTATCCAGCCGCCTGCTGGCCAAGCTGCGCACGCCGATGACCGTGGGCGGCCACGAACTGGTGGTCAGCGCCTCGGTAGGCATCAGCCTGCTGCCGGACAACGCCTGGGAAATCTCCGCGCTGATGAGCCAGGCGAACATGGCCATGCAGCACGCCAAGCACCTGGGCGGCAACACCTTCCAGTTCTTCACCGACAACCTGCAGGCCTGCACCCTGGAGCGCCTGCAGCTGGAGACCCGGCTGCGCAAGGCCATCGACGAAGGCCAGCTGGACGTCCACTACCAGCCCAAGCTGAACCTCGCCAACGAGCGCCTGGACAGCGCCGAAGCCCTGGTGCGCTGGCACCATCCGGAAATGGGCATGGTGCCGCCGGGCGATTTCATCGGTCTTGCCGAAGAGACCGGGCTGATCGGCGCCATCGGCGAATTCGTCCTGCGCCGCGCCTGCCAGCAGGCCCGCGCCTGGCAGCGACAGGGACATGAATTGCGCGTGTCGGTGAATCTCTCGGTGCACCAGTTGCGCACCGGCAACCTGGTGGACCTGGTGCGCACCGTGCTGGACGAAACCGGCTTGCCGTCACACCTGCTGGAGCTGGAGCTGACCGAAAGCCAGCTGCTGGACAACGTCGACAGCGTCACCACGACCTTCCGCCAGTTGCGCGAGATGGGCGTGAAGCTGGCCATCGACGACTTCGGCACCGGCTATTCCTCGCTCAGTTACCTCAAGCGCTTCCCGGTGGACTACGTGAAGATCGACCAGACCTTCATCCGCGACCTGTCGGAACGCGGCGAGGACGCGGCCATTACCCGCGCGATCATCGCCATGGCGCACAGCCTAGAGCTGAAAGTGGTGGCCGAGGGCGTCGAGCACGCCGAGCAGCTGCGTTTCCTGCGCGCCCATGGCTGCGACGAGATCCAGGGCTTCCTGATTGCCCAGCCGTTGCCGGCGGCGGCCTGCCTGGCGCTGCTGGAGCGGATGAAGCGGCCGGCCTGA
- the uvrD gene encoding DNA helicase II, giving the protein MNDDISYLLNSLNDPQRQAVAAPLGRQRVLAGAGSGKTRVLVHRIAWLIQVENASPHSILAVTFTNKAAAEMRARIEQLLGINPAGMWVGTFHGLAHRLLRAHWQEAGLPENFQILDSDDQLRLVKRVVREMGLDEQRWPPRQAQWFINGQKDEGNRPQNIQAGGDLYLSTMVSVYQAYEDACARAGVVDFAELLLRSLDLWRDRPSLLEHYQRRFRHILVDEFQDTNAVQYAWLRFLGKGGESLMVVGDDDQSIYGWRGAKIENIQQFGDDFAGTEDIRLEQNYRSTATILKAANALIANNSGRLGKELWTDGVDGDPITLYAGFNEHDEARYIVETIEDALRKDGLKRSEIAILYRSNAQSRVLEEALLREKIPYRIYGGQRFFERAEIKNALAYLRLIRLRDDDAALERVINVPPRGIGEKTVEAIRNAARHNGTSMWRAINDVIAAKAVAGRAASALNGFLETVDLLAVKVEGMPLHQMTQIVIEQSGLVTYHKEEKGEKGQARVENLEELVSAARAFETPDDEDTPPLVAFLDHTALESGDTQADAFEDSVQLMTLHSAKGLEFPLVFLAGMEEGLFPHKMSLEEPGRLEEERRLAYVGITRAMQRLVMTYAETRRLYGSETYNKVSRFVREIPPSLIQEVRLSNSVSRPLSGNQRSGNLFSGASVPDTPFSLGQSVRHPLFGDGVILNFEGSGAQARVQVNFDSEGSKWLMMGYAKLEAV; this is encoded by the coding sequence ATGAACGATGACATCTCCTACCTGCTCAACTCCCTCAATGACCCGCAGCGCCAGGCCGTGGCCGCGCCGCTGGGGCGCCAGCGCGTGCTCGCCGGCGCCGGGTCCGGCAAGACCCGCGTGCTGGTGCACCGTATCGCCTGGTTGATCCAGGTCGAGAACGCCTCGCCGCACAGCATCCTGGCCGTGACCTTCACCAACAAGGCCGCCGCCGAAATGCGCGCGCGGATCGAGCAGTTGCTGGGGATCAACCCGGCGGGTATGTGGGTCGGCACCTTCCACGGTCTGGCCCACCGCCTGCTGCGCGCGCACTGGCAGGAAGCCGGACTGCCGGAGAACTTCCAGATCCTCGACAGCGACGACCAGCTACGCCTGGTCAAGCGCGTGGTGCGCGAGATGGGGCTGGACGAGCAGCGCTGGCCGCCGCGCCAGGCGCAGTGGTTCATCAACGGCCAGAAGGACGAGGGCAACCGCCCGCAGAATATCCAGGCCGGTGGCGACCTCTACCTGTCGACCATGGTCAGCGTCTACCAGGCCTACGAAGACGCCTGCGCCCGCGCCGGCGTGGTGGACTTCGCCGAGCTGCTGCTGCGCTCGCTGGACCTCTGGCGCGACCGCCCGAGCCTGCTGGAGCACTACCAGCGGCGCTTCCGCCACATCCTGGTGGACGAGTTCCAGGACACCAACGCCGTGCAGTACGCCTGGCTGCGCTTCCTCGGCAAGGGCGGCGAGAGCCTGATGGTGGTGGGCGACGACGACCAGTCGATCTACGGCTGGCGCGGCGCGAAGATCGAGAACATCCAGCAGTTCGGCGACGACTTCGCCGGCACCGAGGACATCCGCCTGGAGCAGAACTACCGCTCCACTGCGACCATCCTGAAGGCCGCCAACGCGCTGATCGCCAACAACAGCGGGCGCCTGGGCAAGGAACTGTGGACCGACGGCGTCGACGGCGACCCGATCACCCTCTATGCCGGCTTCAACGAGCACGATGAAGCGCGCTACATCGTCGAAACCATCGAGGACGCCCTGCGCAAGGACGGCCTCAAGCGCAGCGAGATCGCCATTCTCTACCGCTCCAACGCCCAGTCCCGCGTGCTGGAAGAGGCGCTGCTGCGGGAGAAGATCCCGTACCGCATCTACGGCGGCCAGCGCTTCTTCGAGCGCGCCGAGATCAAGAACGCCCTGGCCTACCTGCGGCTGATCCGCCTGCGCGACGACGACGCCGCGCTGGAGCGGGTGATCAACGTGCCGCCACGCGGCATCGGCGAGAAGACCGTCGAGGCGATCCGCAACGCTGCGCGCCACAATGGCACCTCCATGTGGCGCGCGATCAACGACGTGATCGCCGCCAAGGCCGTTGCCGGCCGCGCTGCCAGTGCACTCAACGGCTTCCTGGAAACCGTCGACCTGTTGGCGGTGAAAGTGGAAGGCATGCCGCTGCACCAGATGACTCAGATCGTCATCGAGCAGTCCGGCCTGGTCACCTACCACAAGGAAGAAAAGGGCGAGAAAGGCCAGGCCCGGGTGGAGAACCTGGAAGAACTGGTCAGCGCCGCCCGCGCCTTCGAGACCCCGGACGATGAGGACACCCCGCCGCTGGTGGCCTTCCTCGACCACACTGCGCTGGAGTCCGGCGACACCCAGGCCGACGCCTTCGAGGACAGCGTGCAGCTGATGACGCTGCACAGCGCCAAGGGCCTGGAATTCCCGCTGGTGTTCCTCGCCGGCATGGAAGAAGGCCTGTTCCCGCACAAGATGAGCCTGGAAGAACCCGGCCGTCTGGAAGAAGAACGCCGCTTGGCCTACGTCGGCATCACCCGTGCCATGCAACGCCTGGTGATGACCTACGCGGAAACCCGCCGCCTGTATGGCAGCGAGACCTACAACAAGGTGTCGCGCTTCGTCCGCGAAATCCCGCCGAGCCTGATCCAGGAAGTACGCTTGTCCAACTCGGTGAGCCGCCCGCTCTCGGGCAACCAGCGCAGCGGCAACCTGTTCAGCGGCGCCAGCGTGCCGGACACGCCGTTCAGCCTCGGCCAGTCCGTGCGCCACCCGCTGTTCGGCGACGGCGTGATCCTCAACTTCGAAGGCTCCGGCGCCCAGGCACGGGTGCAGGTGAACTTCGATAGCGAGGGCAGCAAGTGGCTGATGATGGGGTATGCGAAGTTGGAGGCCGTCTAG
- a CDS encoding sulfatase-like hydrolase/transferase — MILLASMACSNAQDQSSRPNILFILADDLGNNDIASWGDGQAPTPTLDQLSQQSLRFRQHYTDSTCSVSRAALLTGRAPVNIGFEPDGLGLSPDLDTLPKSLHKLGYSTHHLGKWHVGEGLEYLQIRPNHQGFDDWFGMLNHFVLQGPDANGKLIRRKPTFNDPWLQRDDGPPQQYKGHLDDLLTDRAIDLIQNGRVDGKPWFINLWLLSPHHPFEPSDAFRRQFPDTDEGRYLAVLKQLDHNVARLLEALSRSGQLDDTLIVFTSDNGSPNLARDSNYPLTGTKATYFEGGVRAPLLIMWPGHTTGRDVVGVSRITDLYPTLVGMVGGVPPKGLNGRDLSAQLNATAPLPPVGAQYWAADVMDWGMTYAGHLPGRGLFYRNLFAKLESRPVTGPIGAPATAPAVSTTFNHEEASSLIGAWERKNRPVPLQWHPAEGARPAYASGRDFQRSPVFGGFSLGLAATRSVGAGRQILVDQPGIWSLALEQKRLVVTHGARRFQSEPVALREGCNSIVTSFNIKPASSFPFPGPEKGLLAIYLNGRAVLNADQAMPREVSAEAMAVPTYIGAAADGSQRYGGRIGPPQLVGKYLLPEQDGYRLADMQSSLCPGATR, encoded by the coding sequence ATGATTCTGCTTGCCAGCATGGCGTGCAGCAATGCTCAGGATCAATCCTCACGACCGAATATCCTGTTCATCCTGGCCGACGACCTGGGCAACAACGACATCGCGTCCTGGGGTGACGGCCAGGCGCCGACACCCACGCTGGACCAGCTGAGCCAGCAATCCCTGCGCTTTCGCCAACATTATACTGACAGCACCTGCTCGGTCAGCCGCGCCGCGCTTCTGACTGGCCGTGCGCCGGTGAACATCGGCTTCGAGCCTGACGGCCTGGGCCTGTCCCCTGATCTCGATACGCTGCCCAAATCCCTGCACAAACTGGGCTACAGCACCCATCACCTGGGCAAGTGGCACGTTGGCGAAGGATTGGAGTACCTGCAGATACGCCCGAACCACCAGGGTTTCGACGACTGGTTCGGCATGCTCAACCACTTCGTCCTGCAGGGGCCTGATGCCAATGGCAAACTGATCCGCCGCAAGCCGACCTTCAACGACCCTTGGCTGCAACGCGATGATGGCCCGCCGCAGCAGTACAAGGGGCATCTGGACGACCTGCTGACGGACCGTGCCATCGACCTCATCCAGAACGGGCGGGTCGACGGCAAGCCTTGGTTCATCAACCTCTGGTTGTTGTCGCCGCATCATCCGTTCGAGCCCTCCGACGCCTTCCGCCGGCAGTTCCCCGATACCGACGAAGGACGCTATCTAGCGGTGCTCAAGCAACTCGATCACAACGTCGCGCGCTTGCTGGAAGCGCTCTCTCGCAGCGGGCAACTGGACGACACGTTGATCGTCTTCACCAGCGACAACGGCAGCCCGAATCTGGCCCGCGACAGCAATTACCCACTGACCGGTACCAAGGCCACTTACTTCGAAGGCGGCGTGCGTGCGCCGCTGCTGATCATGTGGCCGGGACATACCACCGGGCGGGATGTGGTCGGCGTTTCACGCATCACGGACCTGTACCCGACCCTGGTTGGCATGGTTGGCGGCGTACCGCCCAAGGGACTGAACGGGCGAGACCTGTCTGCGCAATTGAACGCCACTGCGCCGCTGCCGCCGGTGGGCGCGCAGTACTGGGCGGCGGACGTGATGGACTGGGGCATGACCTATGCCGGCCACCTACCCGGCCGTGGGCTCTTCTACCGCAATCTTTTCGCAAAGCTGGAGAGTCGACCGGTGACCGGTCCGATCGGGGCTCCGGCAACGGCCCCTGCGGTCTCGACGACCTTCAATCACGAGGAGGCCTCCAGCCTTATTGGAGCATGGGAGCGTAAAAACCGTCCGGTGCCGCTGCAATGGCATCCGGCCGAGGGCGCGCGCCCGGCATACGCGTCGGGCAGGGACTTTCAGCGCTCGCCGGTGTTCGGTGGGTTCAGTCTCGGCCTGGCAGCCACGCGTAGCGTGGGCGCAGGCCGGCAGATACTGGTGGATCAGCCGGGCATCTGGAGCCTGGCCCTGGAGCAGAAGCGCCTGGTGGTGACGCACGGCGCGCGGCGCTTCCAGAGCGAGCCGGTGGCCTTGCGAGAGGGCTGCAATAGCATCGTGACCAGTTTCAACATCAAGCCCGCGTCGAGCTTCCCCTTCCCTGGGCCGGAAAAAGGCCTGCTGGCGATCTACCTGAATGGGCGCGCGGTATTGAACGCTGATCAAGCCATGCCGCGCGAAGTCAGCGCAGAGGCCATGGCGGTACCGACCTACATCGGCGCCGCCGCCGACGGCAGCCAGCGCTATGGCGGCCGCATCGGGCCACCGCAATTGGTGGGCAAGTACCTGCTGCCGGAGCAGGACGGTTATCGCCTGGCGGACATGCAATCCTCACTGTGCCCCGGCGCGACCCGTTGA
- a CDS encoding 2OG-Fe(II) oxygenase — protein sequence MLRKLFTPKSTPSAETTSNGLLLDYQDLARRVVEQAPRYQGNSPFPHIVIDNFLPSTTIQKLLEEYPKEQDNPLWNNASHTDKSSGEYVQKEKRNIRDYLQMPPTYRQLFWELNSHGFLDYLATLSGIANLIPDPNLRGAGIHQISRGGFLKVHTDFATHRDFGLDRRLNVLIYLNEEWSESYGGHLELWDPQMAGPPQRVLPILNRCVVFSTTSQSFHGHPQPLTCPDGVYRRSLALYYYTNGRPQGEAEPGFATHWRDVPA from the coding sequence ATGCTCAGAAAGCTTTTCACCCCAAAAAGCACGCCTTCAGCCGAGACCACGTCGAACGGTCTGCTGCTGGACTATCAGGACCTGGCGCGCCGGGTCGTCGAGCAGGCCCCACGTTATCAAGGCAACTCGCCGTTCCCGCATATCGTCATCGACAACTTCCTGCCATCGACAACCATTCAAAAACTGCTCGAAGAATACCCGAAAGAGCAGGACAACCCACTCTGGAACAACGCTTCGCACACGGATAAATCCAGTGGCGAATATGTCCAGAAGGAAAAGCGAAACATCCGGGATTACCTGCAGATGCCGCCGACCTACCGGCAACTGTTCTGGGAGCTCAACTCCCATGGATTCCTCGATTACCTGGCCACGCTCAGCGGCATCGCCAACCTGATTCCCGACCCCAACCTGCGCGGGGCCGGCATCCACCAGATCTCCCGTGGCGGCTTTCTCAAGGTCCACACCGATTTCGCCACGCACCGCGATTTCGGCCTGGATCGACGCCTGAACGTGCTGATTTATCTGAACGAAGAATGGTCCGAATCCTACGGCGGACACCTGGAGCTGTGGGACCCGCAGATGGCCGGCCCGCCGCAACGCGTTCTGCCGATCCTCAACCGCTGCGTGGTTTTCAGCACCACGTCCCAGTCCTTCCATGGCCACCCGCAACCGCTGACCTGCCCCGACGGTGTCTATCGCCGTTCCCTGGCGCTGTACTACTACACCAACGGGCGTCCGCAGGGAGAAGCAGAGCCAGGCTTCGCCACGCATTGGCGCGATGTACCGGCCTGA
- a CDS encoding acyltransferase, which translates to MSELADARAGLRQPASYLPELESLRGWAILQVVGFHYFGILGLATRPDNPAWVTLLGGGNSGVTLFFVLSGFLLARPFLAGLRSGEQVSIRRFYSARFFRIVPLYYVAVLLAWGMTQKAVTFKALLFIPIGFQAFPFSVPWWSLCTEIQFYLLLPWVMWLLRFAAGRWLVALAVLGWAVAHVYLFHSPGWLSPTNPWENSLFGRAGAFFVGAACAAFSLSQRYLWLRERGLVALALLAGCLVGLGRLWLWFSLTGERNALQALPMYHNIEALLWGGVMLGLLTLGWRIKRVLANPLLDHFGRISYSLYLVHVPLQFYCLYPLKAAGMTLDSNPDAYLLRIAVSLAASWGLAWLSYRLVEMPFLRLKSHLATYSGRAPWARRAADA; encoded by the coding sequence ATGAGTGAGCTCGCTGACGCACGGGCGGGGCTGCGCCAGCCGGCGAGCTATCTGCCCGAGCTTGAGTCGCTGCGTGGTTGGGCGATCCTGCAGGTGGTGGGTTTCCACTACTTCGGTATCCTCGGACTGGCCACGCGGCCGGACAACCCGGCGTGGGTGACCCTGCTCGGCGGCGGCAACAGCGGTGTCACGCTGTTCTTCGTGCTCAGCGGCTTCCTGCTGGCGCGGCCGTTCCTCGCGGGCCTGCGTAGTGGTGAACAGGTCAGTATCCGGCGCTTCTATTCGGCGCGTTTCTTCCGCATCGTGCCCTTGTATTACGTGGCGGTGCTGCTGGCCTGGGGGATGACGCAGAAGGCGGTGACCTTCAAGGCGCTGCTGTTCATTCCCATCGGTTTCCAGGCGTTTCCCTTCAGCGTGCCCTGGTGGTCGCTGTGTACCGAGATCCAGTTCTACCTGCTGCTGCCGTGGGTGATGTGGCTTCTGCGCTTCGCTGCCGGCCGCTGGCTGGTGGCGCTCGCCGTGCTGGGCTGGGCGGTGGCGCATGTCTACCTGTTTCATTCGCCGGGCTGGCTGTCGCCGACCAACCCCTGGGAAAACTCCCTGTTCGGCCGCGCCGGCGCCTTCTTCGTGGGAGCCGCCTGCGCGGCGTTCAGCCTGAGCCAGCGCTACCTCTGGCTGCGCGAACGTGGACTGGTCGCCCTCGCGCTGCTGGCTGGCTGCCTGGTCGGTCTGGGGCGGCTGTGGCTATGGTTCTCCCTCACCGGCGAGCGCAACGCTCTGCAGGCCCTGCCGATGTACCACAACATCGAAGCCTTGCTCTGGGGTGGGGTGATGCTCGGTCTGTTGACCCTGGGCTGGCGGATCAAGCGAGTGCTGGCCAACCCGCTGCTGGACCACTTCGGGCGGATTTCCTACTCGCTCTACCTGGTCCACGTTCCACTGCAGTTCTACTGCCTCTACCCGCTGAAAGCCGCCGGCATGACGCTGGACAGCAACCCCGACGCCTACCTGCTGCGCATCGCCGTCAGCCTGGCGGCGTCCTGGGGACTGGCCTGGCTGAGCTATCGCCTGGTCGAGATGCCGTTCCTGAGGCTCAAGTCGCACCTGGCGACCTACTCCGGGCGCGCCCCCTGGGCGCGCCGAGCAGCGGATGCCTGA
- a CDS encoding class I SAM-dependent methyltransferase, producing the protein MTSVYMPPSVRHFEPLHMVFSTWVDHLAFGYDLVTALRPKLLVELGTHKGLSYFTFCQAMKENEIDGVCYAVDTFEGDAHTDKYDESIYNAVNNHNRQHYHGFSYLMRMFFEDALKHFDDDCIDLLHIDGFHTYEAVSADFANWYPKVKPGGIILFHDVMARLQDFGAWKFWDEIRGQHETFTFNHGFGLGVLRKPGGDRYNDHPLIRLLFEEAKADEGAGLRAFYVHASKHLENTRKLKRLSQGQGQQQPAS; encoded by the coding sequence ATGACTTCTGTTTATATGCCGCCATCGGTGCGCCATTTTGAGCCGCTGCACATGGTCTTCAGCACCTGGGTTGATCACCTGGCATTCGGCTACGATCTGGTGACCGCGCTGCGACCCAAGCTGCTGGTGGAACTGGGCACGCACAAGGGGCTGTCCTACTTCACCTTCTGCCAGGCGATGAAGGAAAACGAGATCGACGGTGTCTGCTATGCCGTGGATACCTTCGAGGGTGACGCACACACCGACAAGTACGACGAATCGATATACAACGCGGTGAACAACCACAACCGCCAGCACTACCACGGTTTCTCCTACCTGATGCGGATGTTCTTCGAGGACGCCCTCAAGCACTTCGATGACGACTGCATCGATCTGCTACATATCGACGGCTTCCACACATACGAAGCAGTGAGCGCGGACTTCGCCAACTGGTATCCCAAGGTCAAGCCTGGCGGCATCATCCTGTTCCACGACGTGATGGCGCGCCTGCAGGACTTCGGCGCCTGGAAGTTCTGGGACGAGATCCGTGGCCAGCACGAAACCTTTACCTTCAACCATGGCTTTGGCCTGGGCGTGCTGCGCAAGCCCGGCGGCGATCGGTACAACGATCATCCGCTGATCAGGCTGCTGTTCGAGGAGGCCAAGGCGGACGAGGGCGCTGGCCTGCGCGCGTTCTACGTGCATGCGAGCAAGCATCTGGAGAACACGCGCAAGCTCAAGCGCTTGAGCCAAGGTCAAGGCCAGCAGCAACCGGCCAGCTAA
- a CDS encoding acyltransferase: MAEARIAVLDDLRGVAILLVVLYHGVTAAFGFTPPAGGDYWLAYVYAGNSGVSLFFLLSGILVSRPFFLALRERRPMDLKRYMAQRALRILPPYYLAVLVAVLVTGRYEQIPAAMVFLAWGYDVGVFSNVWWSLATEVQFYLFLPLFFLVLGFDRRLAAGVLLIWLLLFVAVCLHWVSFGLLGNIYWALSLGGKLPVFLLGAGIGWLLAEQRLPTLSTLPGAMALFLLVVVLAVFLQVTVEHGVVEFSWRQPWIVVPEGLLWGSVALVMLSTPGLGGGLHRRPLRYLGRISYSLYLIHQPVLVACLSYGNAADMRVWPRLLLGLVLALALAHLSYSLIEKPALSLKNRYSSKTKDSEALPV; the protein is encoded by the coding sequence ATGGCCGAAGCCAGGATCGCGGTGCTCGACGACCTGCGCGGTGTCGCCATCCTGCTGGTGGTGCTCTACCACGGGGTGACCGCGGCTTTCGGCTTTACTCCGCCCGCTGGTGGTGACTACTGGCTGGCCTATGTCTATGCGGGCAACAGTGGTGTCAGTCTGTTCTTCCTGCTGAGCGGGATCCTGGTGTCGCGTCCCTTTTTCCTGGCGTTACGCGAACGTCGACCAATGGACCTGAAGCGCTACATGGCGCAGCGAGCCCTGAGGATCCTTCCCCCATATTACCTGGCAGTGCTGGTTGCAGTGCTGGTGACCGGGCGTTACGAGCAGATACCTGCTGCCATGGTGTTTCTCGCCTGGGGTTATGACGTTGGCGTATTCAGCAATGTATGGTGGAGCCTCGCCACGGAGGTGCAGTTCTACCTTTTCCTGCCGCTCTTCTTCCTGGTGCTGGGATTTGATCGCCGCCTGGCGGCGGGCGTATTGCTGATCTGGCTACTGCTGTTCGTTGCCGTCTGCCTGCACTGGGTCTCCTTCGGACTGCTCGGCAACATCTACTGGGCCCTGTCGCTGGGTGGGAAACTGCCGGTGTTCCTGTTGGGCGCGGGGATCGGCTGGCTTCTGGCTGAACAACGATTACCGACGCTGAGTACTTTGCCAGGGGCAATGGCCTTGTTCCTGCTGGTCGTCGTATTGGCGGTCTTCCTGCAGGTCACGGTCGAGCACGGTGTTGTCGAGTTCTCCTGGCGGCAGCCCTGGATTGTGGTGCCGGAAGGCCTGCTGTGGGGCTCGGTGGCCTTGGTGATGCTATCGACGCCAGGCCTGGGCGGTGGCCTGCACCGCCGACCGTTGCGCTATCTCGGCAGGATTTCGTATTCCCTCTATCTGATTCACCAGCCTGTGCTGGTGGCTTGCCTGTCCTACGGCAATGCTGCCGACATGCGGGTCTGGCCAAGGCTGCTGCTGGGCCTGGTGCTGGCGCTTGCGCTGGCCCACCTGAGTTACAGCCTGATCGAAAAACCTGCCCTCTCACTGAAGAATCGGTACTCTTCTAAAACCAAAGATTCGGAGGCTTTGCCGGTATGA